Genomic DNA from Procambarus clarkii isolate CNS0578487 chromosome 34, FALCON_Pclarkii_2.0, whole genome shotgun sequence:
ATTAGAAATAAGATTAAGGTACTTGCTGGAGAAGTTTACAGCGGAGCGAATGTTCTCGTTGTCAATAAGGGCACGGAGACCCAGCTTTAGCTGCAGCTTctcatgtccaaccacttgggctggacggtagagtggcggtctcgcttcatgcaggtcggcgttcaatccccgaccgtccaagtggttgggcaccattcctttcccccgtcccatcccaaatccttgtcctgaccccttccaagtgctatatagccgtaatgacttggcggtttccctgataattcccatcCCTTCCCAAGTTCATTGTTGACTCAACACACAAAATAGTAATCGTTTATATATCAACATTAATTAAGAGAAAAAGAGAAGAGTATTGATATGCGTTTTTATTAATTCTGAAGACTAATGCTAGGAGCGAGAATATAACTGTTGCCACGTCAATACGAGAAGGCGGGTAAGACCTTAAGACATGGTGGGGGGAACTTATCTTCAGTCTGCCAGTCTCCCGTGACGCCTCCCTCATCACCTTAATCCAACTTAGGATAACAAATGTGTCGTCATTATAAGTTGACAACGGGTATGCTATCGGCCTCAACCTTCGCGAGGGAGACCTGGCGCGGTGTGCTGCAACAGACAACATTAGAGTGGAAGAGCGCGAGTGGACTGACCTTGCATATAGTGTTGTTGATGTGGTCGGAGTGGAAGATGACGGAGGTGATGAGGCAGATGAACATGCCGACGACCGGGAGGGCGAGCAGGATCTGGCTCATGAAGCGCCAGCGCATGGTGAAGAGCACCCGTGAGACCCGCacctccccgtcaccaccaccacccaccgacgACGGcgtcatgctgctgctgctgctgctgctcatctGTCGTCGGCCGCCtgccagcctcctcctcctcctgcagtaGTGTGTGCtggcctctctccctgcctccccgtCACCGAGCCATGACCCcggcctcctgctgctgctgcccctgccactggtcgccacacacacacacacacactagcagtcaGCCACTTTGGGTGTGAACAGCTGGGGAGGAGCACCTGCTACTGAGGAAGTCACCGGCTGCCCAGGAAGGCTCCAGTAATGGTCGCTGGGAGGGTTCGTTCCTCGCGTCTCGGAAATACTAAATGCACAATACTTTTCTAAAGTGGCTGAGTGTTGAGGCTGGACTCCAGCGTGTCTGGAGGAGGAGCTCGCCACGCACGCTAAGACGCTGCACTACCCGCCACTCTACTCTCTTTTACACTCCCACCACAAATGATTTTTATCTTACTGAATTTTCAAGCAAAACTTTTAACACATTATTTACATCTTAAATAATTTGTCACGGCATATAATGACTTTCACCACAATTTTGTAAACGTCACCAAATTCcactaatttatgtttttcaatctTTATCAAAATACACAGATTTTTTTATACACTTATAGACTCACAAGAGTAGTGGAATGTGTGTTCCGAGATGGACGCTGCCTGAGAGTAGTCATTGAAGACCCTCACTACACCTACATCCTTCAAGTCCAGGTCCTCACTCCATTCATCACATGGTTCCTCACAAAGGTCTCATAGCACGACACTTTCCTCATAACACTATTCTCTTATCGTGTACATCTACAATCCTGGAAAGCAAGAAAGGCATTTGTAAATAACCACAGTAGAAAtgcatgtgagagagagagagagagagagagagagagagagagagagagagagagagagagagagagagtgagtgagagagagagagagagagagagagagagagagagagagagagagagagagagagagagagagagacacatttCAATACACATTTTTGTTACAGTTACAGACTAAACGTGAAAGTGTCTGGTGAGAATATTGAGGTTGAAGGTTGGAGGGGCGTTCACTGGAGAGGTAAGGTTGACGGAAACACACGTGGAAATATATACCAAATATGCATATTATCAGGCACGATTATAAACCATAAATACTTCGCTGGAAAAGGACATGTACTAGTGATGTATAAGGGCATCAGTGTTTGAACACGAGGGATACACTTGTATAAAACTTGAGTGAGGAGACATTATTGATGGTAATTGCATGCTGCTCCAGCCGAGAAgccttgcaacctgtcctcttaaaaataaagtcgcttttggccgtttaccagtatggccgaaagtggacgtaatttgaaaatgaaaataaatttgggatttttttttcaacaatagtaagttaagggtcctctggtgggttaggtgggcaggaaatttccATAAAGTTTCAaaccgttatgaaaaacgttaattgaaagtttcctcttctaaccttaccgagtaagccggacgactcaaacaaaaaacgggacagtacgtcacttttgtgagtgttTCATTTCAAAttgcgtccactttcggccatagcgcgcatacgagcgaaaagcgacgttatttttaagagaacgGGTTGGTCACGAGTTTTGGGGTTGAGGTAGTCTATGGGGTTGTGGTAGTCTATGAGGTTGTGGTAGTCTATGGGGTTGTGGTAGTCTATGGGGTTGTGGTAGTCTAAGGGTTGTGGTAGTCTATGGGGTTGTGGTAGTCTATGGGGTTGTGGTAGtctatggtggttgtggtagtctatggggttgtggtagtctatggggttgtggtagtctatggtggttgtggtagtctatgggggttgtggtagtctaagggttgtggtagtctatggggttgtggtagtctatggggttgtggtagtctatggggttgtggtagtctatggtggttgtggtagtctatgggggttgtggtagtctatggggttgtggtagtctatggggttgtggtagtctatggggttgtggtagtctatggtggttgtggtagtctatggggttgtggtagtctatggtggttgtggtagtctatggggttgtggtagtctatggtggttgtggtagtctatggggttgtggtagtgtatgGAGTTGTGGTAGTCTATGGGGTTGTGGTAGtctatggtggttgtggtagtatatggggttgtggtagtgtatggggttgtggtagtctatggggttgtggtagtgtatggggttgtggtagtgtatgGGGTTGTGGTAGTCTCATGCGCCTATGTTTAGGCGAAGCCATCACACTAGGCGCATGTCACAGGTGAGAAGGTCCTGCAGGCCAGcaggcaggcacacacacacgcgggccTGGCCAGGTGTAACGTGTAGGCTCTCCCCGGGCAGGAGGCACTGTGATAACACCCAACTACACCCGCCAGCACGCACTCTCACGCATCTACACGCATGGTACACAAATGGGAATGATCTTGAACCACAGCTGGTGCAACACCCGCCATTCACAGCTTTAAGAGCAAGGACGAGAGCACAGGTAAGTCAGGAGGTATGCCACAGGTACAATAGCTATGAGGCACAACCACTTAAGCACGCACACACTCGTtcattcattcactctctcacatgCACTTTTACGCTAGAGCTCGCTTACCCTTCCTGCAACATGCAGGGAAGTTAAGTACTGGTACCCGTGTTCAGTCAAAGCGTTTTCACAGTCTTGACATTGCTTGCAATTTGTGGCGGTTTTGCTTAGCCAGAAGCATTCGGACCCCAGGGTAGGCAGGCCAGTCTCCTCACAGGGCAGCCATCGCTTGCTCACACTCTCAGTCACCACAACACATTTACCGTTTTGGGCGACATATAACCCAAATATTCTACATGCACTGATTAAGTGCTAGTACTTCTTATCTCTTTTTGCAACAGAAACAATATAATACTGATTGCAATTGACCGTGAGAGGGAGGAGTCGCGGCGAAGCGCCCGGCCGTGTTCTTCTGGAGGCGACTGATGGGCTGACACGAGTGCGCGCTCCTCGCACTTCTTTGCActaagggagtgcatgttttctctgtcacaaagttgacacacatgATGTATTCCACATTTGGGGTTTGTGAGaaggctgccagatacgtctatacccctgaacattatattgtaataGATCCCATATTGACtgcctttcgccctcctgggctgaggtatgctgaactctgtatatACTGTATGAATATTGGAACATTTGAAGATATAtttgacttgtacccaagattgattatgtaatacatctgttatacaatgtattgtacttatacaatatataattcatctgttatacaatgtatgcACCTATAACCTGAGGTTAAGTGTTTAATATCACACTAGTGTTTATTGAAGCTATCTTACCCTCTCGAAGTAGGAGAGACAtagatgtgtgtatatatatatatatatatatatatatatatatatatatatatatatatatatatatatatatatatatatatatatatatatatatatacatatatatatatatatatatatatatatatatatatatatatatatatatatatatatatatatatatatatataagcttgagAAGCAACACACGACTATTTTatctcaactctctctctctctctctctctctctcgagagagagagagagagagagagtgtgttctTGAAGAAGACGACAAATCGTTCCACATTCAGGAAGCACGTCCTCGGCGCCTGGACCTGACTGCAAAGGCGTCTTCCCttcaacccctccccaccacccttccccaccacccctcccccctccctccccccccctcccctcccccccacccctccccccccccccactcaccaggGAAGGCACCCGGTGAAAACAAGCTCAAATATATTTAGGAACTCTGCTCCTTGATAATTGTGAGAAGAGACTCGCTCCAAAGCTAACTTTTTCAAGGTGAATTTAAAAACATTTTCGTTGCATTTTTTGGTCAAATTTAGTTCCGAAAATGTTTGCCTTTGGAAGCCGACAAATCCATCGGGAAAAGCGCGGGCTCCCGAGATATTTCTCAGTCCCTGAATTTATCTTCTCGAAGGAAACAGTTCAAAATTAATCATTTTAAAGCTCGCGTTATCTTATCTAACTTTTTTTTCTATTATACTACTGTTGGTGTTGCAAGATAATGGTCGGTCACACGTCAAtatacggttgagaggcgggaccaaagagccaaagctcaacccctcctcctcccccccccccccagcaagcacaactaggtgagttacaCAGGCGCCCCCAGAGTCCTCCTGCACCACAGCCCTCTCAGCCAACATCACTGACAACGGTAGCTTCACTGTCAACGGTAGCTTCACTGTCAACGGTAGCTTTACTGACAACGGTAGCTTCACTGTCAACGGGAGCTTTACTGTCAACGGTTGCTTCAATGTCAACGGTAGCTTCATTGTCAACGGTAGTTTCACTGTCAACTGTAGCATCACTGTCAACGGTAGCTTCACTGTCAACGGTAGCTTCACTGTCAACGGTAGCATCACTGTCAACGGTAGCATCACTGTCAACGGTAGCATCACTGTCAACGGTAGCATCATTGTCAACGGTAACATCACTGTCAACGGtagctgttacggacccgagtccatcgtcggagcacggagcagtgacgacaacgccatctgtgagtccgctcccgaaaaccccacaacatggacaacgccatctagtggtgacaggatatgccggcaacaggcgctggattcctgtcctagtcggctcgcgAAGTAGCCGCTGCTGATCTCTGGCGAAGTGGCGCTTaggcagtgaacgccatctatggagcgaaggggtggacgtttgtgtctaagctagtaagtgatgttttcTAGTGGCCCcaggtagtgtccccagtactgatgacgtgtctgtttgcagagtcaacctaggacggttGTGAGGtacgtggagtcagtctacccaaagcagccaaggtctcttcaccagtctgctttgtagaagctgtgagccacccccggacgaactctgctgaacgtatgattgcctgcctgaggagtggcaataACGGGATTCGccatatccggggctggctggtggaagagaccacctaCTGAGGTGACGACCGAGGagggtgaccagcgagtcacacgaggctcctgcctagggctcgcaaccctagtattagtcgaggagtggcctaacagcgaagctgactagtacctgccagctacaggctggaccgtggttgtaggccatcacgacgaggcacccagtgggattgtggtttggctggcctgtggccagggtggattcatcgtgggttctgggccacggAGGAGGAGaccaggaaaggctacccagagGAAGCGTCGCCGAGTGTCCGGTGTCTTCGGAAGAAGACGAAGCTGTATATAttttgtgtagtaataattcccttgtgtgacattttattcatatatggtggtggaaattatatatatagagGAAAGTGCTACTCTTGTATATTTAATGTACCTTCCTTGTTTGATTTTACCTACATTATggggctcaccccttgaaagcctctactaacttggggccggatacccaaactcgaataccatcagagaagaacccggttgcgtcccagtagggccgtaacggaAGCTTCACTGTCAACGGTAGCTTCACTGCCAACGGAAGCATTACTGTCAACGGCAAGGGCTTTAGTGTCTTTGCCTTGCGGCGTGTGTGGGCTACTGGAGTATACCTGGGATATATGCAGCACTTGACTATCCCtccaggatgccacccacaacagtcaacTAACACCCAGGCTCCtaaatcactgctgggtgaacagaggtaaaGGGTGTAAGGAGACTTGCCCATACGTCTCCccctgcctctgtgtgtgtgtgtgtgtattcgcctagttgtattcaccaagttgtgtttgcgggggttgagctttgctctttcggcctgcctctcaactg
This window encodes:
- the LOC138371053 gene encoding uncharacterized protein, whose product is MAESGPLSANITDNGSFTVNGSFTVNGSFTDNGSFTVNGSFTVNGCFNVNGSFIVNGSFTVNCSITVNGSFTVNGSFTVNGSITVNGSITVNGSITVNGSIIVNGNITVNGSCYGPESIVGARSSDDNAISILTCASSTQAPQQQQQQQQQQQLA